Genomic DNA from Brassica rapa cultivar Chiifu-401-42 chromosome A04, CAAS_Brap_v3.01, whole genome shotgun sequence:
GATGGTGAAATTCTGTATAGGTTGATGTGAAGATGGTTTATAGCAACGACTACGCTTTCGATGTTTTACCAGGAGGGTCTGGCAAAGGAGGGGCTCTGACTTATCTACTTGAAAAGTTGGAGAATGAGGGGGAGCAATCTTCTAACATACTTGTTTGTGGTGACTCTGGAAACGATGCTGAGCTTTTCAACATTTCTCAAGCATATGGTGTAATGGTTAGTTtcctactattttttttttaagttggaACATACTTGGTTGCTCTCTTGTAGTTGTGATGATGTTTTACTGTTTAAGGTTAGCAATTCACACAAAGAACTATTGCAATGGCATGAAGAAAATGCAAAGGACAACCCAAATATAATCCTTGCGTCCGAGAGATGTACAGCTGGCATCATAGAAGCCTTGCAAAGGTTTAATTTGGGACCAAGCGTCTCTCCAAGAGATGTTTTGGATGCTGAACGTTTCTACAAGGAGATTTTGGATCCTGCTCATGAGGTGGTTCAGTTTTATTTGTTGTGCGAGAAATGGCGATGTGGGGAGGTGGAGAAGTCTGATAATTACTTGCAGAACTTGAAATTACTCTCTGTAAGATTGCTTCTTCGTTCTTAGAAATGCTTCAACAATGTATTCATTTTGACAATTTAAGTGTTCAAATCAATAATATGAAGATTTCCCCCTTGCATGTATTGTATATTAATTGGCTTAGTTGTTGTGCTTTTGCAATGTTTCAGAGTCCACTTGGTATGTTTGTACATCCGTCTGGAGTGGAGAAATCGATACATGAATGGATAGATGATTTGGAAAATTTACATGGAGAAGGCAAGGAAAAGCAGTTTCACATTTGGTTGGATAAAGTTTCGTCTTCTCGAATCAGCTCAGACACATGGATTGTAAAATTTGACAAGCATGAGTTATCTGGTAAGAAACTAGATCTTTAAGTTACCATTTCAATAATTTCTCTTAAGATATAGGACCAACCCTTTGAGTCAAGTAAACTTCAAACCTTAATCCTTGTTGGCTTTGCCAAATTACCAATCACCCTTGTCATATTATATTATGTCCTGCTAATTCATAGATTCTATATGTGCCTAGTCTGAGTGAGGAAATGATTTAGCAAACACTAGTCAAACTAGGCTCATCTaactgttcttgatgtgtttATTACAAGTCAACTAATAGTAGTAGATTTGTAGGAATGTGTTAAggatttgtttgatttttgtttcttGAAGATAATTGAAAAGACGTTGATTTGCTTGTTTTAGAAGTTTGCTTCCATGTTCTAATGTTTTCGGTCTTACTTGTTTTTGGTTGTATTCAGATGGAAAAGTACGGTCTTGTTCCACAAGAGTCTTACTGAGTTGTCAGGTAAACCTTGATTCATGGTCCTTTTTAAGTTTCCAAACAAATTAGTAGACTAAATACTGAAAAACTGAAAATGAGGTTTAAATTTGAAAAGGATGAAAAGCAAAATCTGACGTGGATGCACATCCACCAATCTTGGTTAGATGATTCCTGCTCAGATGATCAAGAAACATGGATTTTCTGAATCCGTACTGTGACATATTAAGATGATACCTGTTTGGTACAGAAGCTAACCAAAAGAGCATAGTGTTTGTGTTATGTATTGGCTTCATGAATACTCTTTTGCATATcttgaaaagtataaataagGAAGACTGTGCCCTAATTGGTACGTCTTTGGATCACAATTGGTTTGTTTAGGACCCTTTAGGTCTCTACAACAAAACCATACACTTCTTTGGTTTATGTAGATAACTCTTGGTTtgcttatttttcattttttttgtcttcgtCCACTTCAAGAAAGAACTGGTTTGTTCCTTTTCTGGTTTACATGATTTGTTTTGTGCTatatcggtttggtttggttttcttAACCACAACGCGATTACTCGCGAATCCCGCCTCGGATACTGTAATTCTAAAAAGGATATGATGGAGATAAGAAAAGACGCAAGTCACGGAACATGATTCAAAGCATTAAGTCTTGTCTTAACTACTAATTACCACACTTTCCGTAATTAACGCCTTTTCACTTTATCCATCTTTCTCCTTGCTACCATCTTTATAGTATTTGTTCTTACTCCAAGCTCACTCACACTAGCTCAGTCAGTTTCCTCCAAATGGCTACCTTACACACTCGAGTCTTCTTCCTCATTTCTATACTCATACTTAGCAAGAAAGCATCGTCGCAGCTTGATGAGCTATGGCTGGTCggtgacgatgatgatgatccaCTCAGGGCGTTGCAGACAAGGCATGAAAGAAGAGAGGAGAAATGCGATTACTCACTGGGGAAATGGAGCTACGACGAAACGTACCCGCTCTATGACTCAAACTGTCCGTACCTGAGCTCTGCGCTAAGTTGCCAGAGAAATGGAAGGCCTGACTCTTATTACCAAAAATGGAGATGGGTCCCTAAGTCTTGCTCACTTTCAAGGCACACAACCACACTATACtctctatttttcttttaaccAGTTTAGAGGCTACTATCCAGTTTAACCAACCCTATATTTTTAAGAGTTTGGGGGTGTGCATTTGATCTCTGCTCTGTTCAACTAATTAGTCTTTAGCCCAATTGAACCTTTTTTTAAATTGGACTAGGTTTGCCTATAGACAAAAATACCAATTGACAGATATACTAGTATCTATAAGAAAACTCAGTATAATTATTATGTTGGCTCCAAATAGTAACTACATGGGACTAAatggtatatatatagaaaatagatTAATGTTTTCATTTCTCTACATTGTAGTAAACTAAGGTTaagatattataaatttgtgttcaaattttttgaaaataaggtTAAGATATTATGTTCTAGTGATTTACTTCTTAGCTAGTTTTCCAAACATAGTTTTTAACCACAATTTGCAACTTTAGGTTATAATATTGCTCTAAATAGTAAGTGCATGAGGACTAATGGTAAAAGATGATTATAATACAAATAGAAAATAGATGAATGTTTTCATTTATCTACAATTTAATAACCTAATGTTAAGCTATTATGAAATTGTGTTTAAAAATTGGAAATAAGGTTAAGATATTATGACTTAGTGATTTACTTCTCAGCTAGTTTTTCAAACAGATTTTTTTAACCACAACTTTTGTTCTTACAATCACTCTAATTATGAATGTGAGGTTTAGGTTTGACGCATTGAAATTTCTGGGGAAAATGAGGCAAAAAAGAATAATGCTGGTAGGAGATTCAATAATGAGGAACCAGTGGGAATCTCTTGTCTGTTTAGTACAGTCTGTGCTTCCCACTCATCGTAAGAAGCTCACTTACAATGGTCCTACAATGTCTTTCCGTTCTCTGGTAACAATCAtgtccctttttttttttaacataaatctCTTTTTGGATCACATTTACATAATTGGTTAGTACAAACAACTAATAAGTTTGGTTACTTAAAGGACTTTGAGACATCAATTGAGTTCTGTTGGGCTCCTCTGCTTGTGGAACTCAAGAAAGGAAGTGACCGTGAAAGAGTGTTACATTTGGACTCAATAGAAGACAATGCTAGATATTGGCGAGGTGTTGATGTTCTTGTGTTCGATTCTGCTCACTGGTGGACTCACTCTCAGAAGCGGAGTTCGTAAGCCATCAACAAAACCTTTATCAGCTTTGGTTTAGATGCAACTgattaaatatataacattaaaGTTTTGACAATAACAAAAGTTATGGATGATTTTAGGTGGGACTATTACAAAGATGGGAACAAGCTTTACAAAGCTATGAACCCAATGGTTGCTTATGAGAGAGGACTAACCACATGGGCTGAATGGGTTGAAATTAATCTTGATCCATCCAAAACCAAAGTCATTTTCCGCACAAGCTCACCAAGGTCTACTACTTCTCTTTCTAATCTCATAACATTAAATACATGAAAGCAAAGTTTGATCATGTACACAAAAAAACTGTATCTTTGGCAGAGAGAGTGGTCAAAAGTGCTATAACCAGAAACACCCATTGCCTTCTTCTAGCGAACCACACGTTCCTCAACAATCGAGAGTGTTGAAAAAAGTGCTTATGAAAATGAAATACAGAGTGTATTTGCATGACATCACAACAATGTCGGCGTACAGGAGAGACGGGCATCCATCTGTGTTTAAGAGAGCAATGGGCGAGGAAGAGAAGCACCATCGTTTCGCTGGACCTTTGCCAGATTGTAGTCACTGGTGCTTGCCTGGTGTCCCAGATATCTGGAATGAGATGCTTTCTTCAATTATCTTAACCAAAGCTGCATGAGTTATGTGTTTGATTTACTCATGGTGGTGCTTGCATTAGTTATGAGTCTGTTTTTGGAAAGGGAAGTCAGTGGTTTACTATATATAAGTATACCCATTCCAAACTAAGAACCTAATAATTAATCAAAGACAAGCAGCTCAAATGCCTTTAAGCATGTGATGATAACAAATACTTGAACTTGGCATGTTGCAGCAATAGATGATAATAATAGTGCACCCTTTGCATTTCCCTCTGGCAATTTATGCATCAGTACAATCACTATGGTTTACTGAATTTGAAAAACTCGAGTATGGTTAACCGTCACACAAAACGTTATTTATCCATTTGTTTTGCCACTAAATGCATATTAAGGTCCGTTTATAGCAcaactagtggtattccggcgctacgcgccgggtccgtatgttttttttttacatgaaattacaatttattttatagtttcagtAAAGAGaatatgttcaaaaatatgaaaatgaaaatatgttttaagaaaattgtatttttttgatCCATTTGATACTGGTTAGTACCGTagtgcactacaagaaaacatcgggatactgagggaaaaaatcgtcggtatgtcgtcggaataacgttattccgaggacataccgacgaaaaaagtcctcggaaataactcctcggaaattcataattcctcggaattccgtcggaattttccgacggaattccgaggaaacaaaattccgaggaaactccgaggacacaatgttcgtcggaaggttcctcggaaaataccgaaggaattccgatggtccaatcctcggaagtttcgacgaaatatttCTCGGAATAtttatcggaaaattccgagggaagaaagttcctcggaaaattccgaggaacatttgttcctcggaaatttctgaggaactttcttccctcggaattttccgagggaattgagtttctcggaaaattccgaggaatccTTTCCCTCAGacaattccgaggaacttaatgttcgtcggaatttaccgagggataaaagttcctcggaattatCCGAGGacctccattccctcggaattttgaaaaaaatttattttttttaaaaattatttttttttggaaaaaaattaaaatttttaaaatttaaaattaaaattgaataaaacataaaataaaacatagtagataatattcaaatttaaataaaacattcagagtttttggaaaaaaaaaactacgggtcttgaatgttcgggaacgtctcgttcgggtacatcctcttcatcatgtccatcatctgctcgttcagcctcttctgggtctcatagcccgcctgttgagctgccatctgagcctccaacgcagatatccgatcatccttgtccttcagctgagccgtaagaacttctggatcaacatacgcatgtggtgcagaagaaggagcagccgaccgggagcgacgacccaaaccgaccaaacgtccctttttctttggaaccgactgaaatataaataaaacgaagttaagataatttaaattgatgataaaataaaaatcaagaaataattaaattgaacttttaaaaaaaaaaacttaccgattcaacgatttcgttgattcgaacccgagacaagttggtcgaggccgtcgaatcgtcatcatcggtttgaagctgagacacttcgtcatacacctgagtctggaccaggtcgaccacgtccctcacaagaccatcatcaatctggccggtcttcttgttggtatacgcccttttcataagggcgagatcatcaactgggtggccttcattttcttccgccttgaaaaaaaataaattagacaaacattagagatttgaaaatgcaaaaaaaataaaattctgaaacttaaataattgaagaaaaagcggttgagcttaccatgcgatccgccagagtggcaatagattgagcacccaagttatgcttgtagatgccctttcctttacggtcgctcctgcggttgttggagttggtggaagaagtttctttcgtctcttctttatcccaatgcgcacacaactccttccagaccgtgccgttcatcgactttgggaccttttaatttaaaaaaaaaaagtttaataattttaaaaatagtttaataaattaaaaattgttaataaattaaaaactaccttgtttacttcccacttcttcttccactcgtacatctgcttcccatagttgtccataactttatggacaaaatggtgatagatagagagcgtatcatcggcattccagttgaattcttgctgaaatagtttaaaaatagtttttaagcacaaaaatataatagtttaaaaattacaaaaatcgtcgttttaataaataaaaatagtttaataattaaaaaataatttaataattacaaaaataagttttaataatatttaaaatgtctaataaatatataaattagtttaataattacaaaaataagttttaataatatttaaaatgtctaataaatatagaaaatagtttaataattacaaaaaatagttttaataatataaaaaatataatttaaaaattagaatacttaccgcaaactgctgaaaccacagatgctgcttctcgacagggaagtgagtgaaagtcggatgtccgctgtcgagggccgagtacatcatacggttgatccatgcgctgatcccgttcccggatcggttgaacctaacaaaaaaataaattattaataaaaaaatagtttaaaaattaaaaatagtttaaaaaataaaagtttaaattaccatgtttgaccatgtccatgtggatactcagtgagatagggaagatggtcacgaccgggctgtcgaaccaactccgcaacccTCATCACTCCCAGAGGACcaggtgcagcagcgggaccaggagcgggtgcagcagcgggaccaggagcgggtgcagcagcgggagagggagcagcaggagcgagtaatggagagggagatgtttggtatgagctgtggggcgaaacggaatcctgaacatggctggaagaaccccgagactggctccccataccaccccggctacgacgctggcgaggccggatctgatcatcattagacctgtaaattaaaaaaaaacatatttaaaaattagttctaataattttaattaaaaaaaacagtttaaattaaaaatagtttaaaaacatagtttttaatcacaaaaatataaatagtttaataattaataaaaaagttttaataaataaaaaatactttaaaaattttaaaaatgtttaataaatatataaatttatattttacatataaaatacaaaaaaatgtttttaaatattatataaatgatttttaatcttaaaaaagttttatagattttaaaaatgtttaataaatttataaatcatttttaattacaaaaaaaagttttaataaataaaaatagtttaaaaattttaaaatgtttaataaatatataaatttatattttacatataaaatacaaaaaaatgtttttaaatattatataaatgatttttaatcttaaaaaaagttttatagattttaaaaatgtttaataaatttataaatgaatttaaaatgcaaaaatagattttatatacaaaaaacgttttcaatatatatatataatttcaaattcgatttttataaccacaaaattgataaaactaaaaaaaaaattcaaatcaagtgaaatacataatcaaactccattttacacaaatctaccattcaccctaacaaaatctataaatctcattccaaaatcatcaaatctacttaaaaaccatacaaatctaacctaaaagagtgggatagggttcttacatgattatgggggaggattaggggAGAATCGCCGGAAAAACGGGAGAGAGAACGGTGGAATCGCCGGAAATCGCCGGAATCGCGAGAGGAGATGTGCAGCGgcgcggagagaaagagagaaatggggaagaagatcgggctcgccctaatcttatgaggcgtccgacggaaaatatccgtcggaatttcctcggaaatattttatacttccgtcggaatttcctcggaattctatgattcaattttcccgaaatatttggcggcttcgTTTACCCGGTTagatgaaaatattccgacgaatccagtttcctcggaataccctcggtaatctccgaggaaattctgaggaaccagggtttggggttttaaaacatcgattattttcgccgtatttcatttcttatacaattataatgcataccattgaggattctttgtatagatgatcataaaccatgaaataacacaatttcaaaaataattctaagtattccctttaccgtttattaaagtgtataagtgtttctcttacgttgtgtggttttcgttcatgcaatcgtaaaagtgtttgttattggataaaacaccaaagttcatagttccaaacatcataatctggttatgacacttaatgaaggttatatacgtgttattcaatccgtaaaacgttgttttcgatttaaaacCCCCAGTTCCTCGgattttcctcggaatataccgaggagattccgaggaaatccttatgttcgtcggaatttcctcggaatataccgaggagattccgaggaaaaagaatctataatcaaatccccatctcctcggaatttcctcggtattttccgaggaaattccgacaaacataaagagttcctcggaatttcctcggaattttccgacagaattccgaggaacctggggttttcaatcgagaagatctattccgaggaaattccgaggaaaacctatctgtcctcggaatttcctcgaaattttcctttaaaaaaaaaaaaaaaaaaggtcgaggCTAGTCTTcttccgagtcgtcatcaccagatgaatctgaatctggatcttggtgaaactctccaatcactggttcatcctcttcgtgaacggcggcttcttctccgaagtcagttaaatcgactacaaggccaactccacctaaatcttctgctgcacttaagttgccggatgtgcttggttgtagtgggtcttccagctcagaacttccctgaactcggcctctcgggttgagtcttgtaacagtaacccatggatcatctctgttccttacccgggggtacttgatataacaaacctgatcggcctgagaagcaagaatgaaaggatcataatattgcagcttccgtcttgaatttactgatgtaacaccaaatgcatctgttctcacacctcgatctggagtgttgtcgtgccagtcacaatagaaaacagtacagcgcaatccaaccatgcccaaatacttgatttccaaaatctcatttatgtgtccgtagtatacatcatctcctgatgcagaacaaa
This window encodes:
- the LOC103863242 gene encoding probable sucrose-phosphatase 3a, which translates into the protein MDRLDGPPRLILVADLDCTLVDHDDPENTHLLRFNALWEAHYRHDSLLVYSTGRSMRSYLSLRNKKPLLTPDIAITSVGSEIAYCGESIVFDDVWVARLSEMWNRDIVVEETSKFSQLEPQPKRSQEQHKVSFYVEREHAVEIMKVLPGILMERGVDVKMVYSNDYAFDVLPGGSGKGGALTYLLEKLENEGEQSSNILVCGDSGNDAELFNISQAYGVMVSNSHKELLQWHEENAKDNPNIILASERCTAGIIEALQRFNLGPSVSPRDVLDAERFYKEILDPAHEVVQFYLLCEKWRCGEVEKSDNYLQNLKLLSSPLGMFVHPSGVEKSIHEWIDDLENLHGEGKEKQFHIWLDKVSSSRISSDTWIVKFDKHELSDGKVRSCSTRVLLSCQDEKQNLTWMHIHQSWLDDSCSDDQETWIF
- the LOC103863243 gene encoding protein trichome birefringence-like 36, which codes for MATLHTRVFFLISILILSKKASSQLDELWLVGDDDDDPLRALQTRHERREEKCDYSLGKWSYDETYPLYDSNCPYLSSALSCQRNGRPDSYYQKWRWVPKSCSLSRFDALKFLGKMRQKRIMLVGDSIMRNQWESLVCLVQSVLPTHRKKLTYNGPTMSFRSLDFETSIEFCWAPLLVELKKGSDRERVLHLDSIEDNARYWRGVDVLVFDSAHWWTHSQKRSSWDYYKDGNKLYKAMNPMVAYERGLTTWAEWVEINLDPSKTKVIFRTSSPRESGQKCYNQKHPLPSSSEPHVPQQSRVLKKVLMKMKYRVYLHDITTMSAYRRDGHPSVFKRAMGEEEKHHRFAGPLPDCSHWCLPGVPDIWNEMLSSIILTKAA